Proteins encoded in a region of the Stieleria neptunia genome:
- a CDS encoding flagellar biosynthetic protein FliR, translated as MIGDVVLFLLVLARVSVFVAFFPLFSKKQLPNQVKAGLATALSVFWLADAKNVMPQLALEDVGSLLFLFLVFKEICIGLLLSLVLGLFFWPARIAGSYIAQELGLSLAAISDPGSQDSSTLVSRIFEAFSMLVFFSLNLHHFIILSLHLSFNETMTRVGLLELPTEELAAAFNRTSDYGLLIVAPLLVLLMLVTLVLAFLNRAAPAMNLFSVGMSIRVGFGGLLLFLFCPILFGAIEIYFYRVQEDIEYLMQSLLG; from the coding sequence ATGATCGGCGACGTCGTCCTGTTTCTATTGGTGCTCGCCCGCGTCTCGGTCTTCGTTGCGTTTTTTCCGCTGTTCAGCAAAAAACAACTGCCCAACCAGGTCAAAGCGGGGCTGGCCACGGCGCTGTCCGTTTTCTGGCTGGCCGACGCCAAGAACGTGATGCCCCAACTGGCACTCGAAGACGTGGGCAGCTTGCTGTTCTTGTTCCTGGTCTTCAAAGAGATTTGTATCGGTCTGCTGCTCAGCCTGGTGCTGGGGCTGTTCTTCTGGCCGGCGCGAATCGCCGGGTCTTACATCGCCCAGGAACTCGGGCTGTCCCTCGCTGCGATCAGCGATCCGGGCAGCCAGGATTCGTCGACACTGGTCTCACGTATCTTCGAAGCCTTTTCGATGCTGGTGTTCTTTTCGCTCAACCTGCACCACTTCATCATCCTCTCCCTGCACCTTTCGTTCAACGAGACGATGACCCGAGTGGGCCTGCTCGAATTGCCGACCGAAGAATTGGCGGCGGCGTTCAATCGGACCAGCGATTACGGGCTGTTGATCGTCGCCCCGTTGTTGGTGCTGCTGATGCTGGTCACGCTGGTCCTGGCATTCCTCAATCGCGCCGCGCCGGCCATGAATCTGTTTTCGGTCGGCATGTCGATCCGCGTCGGCTTCGGCGGTCTGTTGCTGTTTCTGTTTTGCCCGATCCTGTTCGGTGCGATCGAAATCTATTTCTATCGCGTGCAAGAAGACATCGAATACCTGATGCAATCCTTGTTGGGGTGA
- a CDS encoding flagellar biosynthetic protein FliQ gives MEIEDVVLIGREFFAMALLLTAPVVAVSLVVGLLISIAQTVTSVQEQTLSFAPRIICVVFILIFLSNWYLVTLQNYTLGLMTQMVEFVK, from the coding sequence ATGGAAATTGAAGACGTCGTACTGATCGGTCGAGAATTTTTCGCGATGGCGTTGCTGCTGACCGCGCCGGTCGTCGCGGTCAGCCTGGTCGTCGGCTTGCTGATCAGCATCGCTCAAACCGTCACCAGTGTTCAGGAACAAACGCTCTCGTTCGCACCACGCATCATCTGCGTGGTCTTCATTCTGATCTTTCTGTCCAATTGGTACCTCGTCACGCTCCAGAATTACACGCTGGGCTTGATGACACAAATGGTCGAATTTGTGAAATGA